A part of Olleya sp. Bg11-27 genomic DNA contains:
- a CDS encoding TonB-dependent receptor, with the protein MRKLLILLCFVPFVMLGQNQITGIIHEANPDTKQQPLFGANLIWLGTSVGTSTDIDGQFTIPFKPEYKQLVISYVGFKSDTLTITTAKPIMHYLNPTSDLDEVIVQSRKKASSRSYLRAQNTILVSSAELLKAACCNLSESFETNPSIDVNFSDAVTGTKQIKMLGLSSPYILIATENIPSIRGASQAFGLSFIPGTWVESIQITKGAGSVVNGFESIAGQINAELVKPSTDNAFFVNLYGASSTRLELNTHFNTEVSEKWSTGLYLHGNTHQEKHDVNADGFMDMPIYSQVNVMNRWQYTDPEKGFVSFVNLRYLRDDKQSGQLDFDPDTDKLTTNAWGSEIDTKRYELSAKLGYVNPEIPWQSLGVQFALSNHKQESYFGLNQYDIEHTSIYSNVIYNSIIDDSRHKIKTGINFTYDAYDEFVIAQNFARTERSFGGFFEYSFDNLELFTLTAGLRVDSHNLLGEFITPRVHMRYSPWSKSAFKASVGRGKRSANIFAENQNLFASSRAISILNTTGAIYGLDPEIAWNYGVSYLQGFNLFDRAADITFDFYRTDFQNQVVVDLENAQEVSFYNLEGDSYANSFQVELNYNVFEHFNLRTAYKFYDVKTQYQTGKLAKPLTPKHRVFGNVSYETEIKNNSNWKFDLTYNWLSEQRFSLTNNNPIQYQLDDYSDPVGTLNTQITRVFSPKFEVYLGGENITNVRQNNPIVSADNPFGSSFDTNFVYGPIFGSMYYAGLRYKLK; encoded by the coding sequence ATGAGGAAATTATTGATTTTATTATGCTTTGTACCATTTGTAATGCTTGGGCAAAACCAAATAACAGGGATCATACACGAGGCTAATCCAGACACTAAACAACAACCGTTGTTTGGAGCTAATTTAATTTGGTTAGGGACTAGTGTTGGGACGTCTACTGATATTGATGGACAATTTACAATACCATTTAAACCAGAATATAAACAACTTGTGATTAGTTATGTTGGATTTAAATCTGATACCTTAACTATTACAACTGCAAAACCTATTATGCACTATCTTAATCCTACTAGCGATTTAGATGAAGTGATCGTGCAGTCTCGGAAAAAAGCATCGTCTAGATCGTATCTTAGAGCACAAAACACAATATTGGTTAGTAGTGCAGAATTATTAAAAGCAGCATGTTGTAATCTGTCAGAAAGTTTTGAAACTAATCCGTCTATTGATGTTAATTTTAGTGATGCTGTTACCGGAACCAAACAAATAAAAATGCTAGGTTTGTCCAGTCCATATATTCTAATTGCGACGGAAAACATACCGTCTATTCGAGGTGCTTCTCAAGCTTTTGGACTTAGTTTTATACCTGGTACTTGGGTAGAAAGTATCCAGATTACTAAGGGTGCAGGAAGTGTAGTTAATGGTTTTGAAAGTATTGCTGGACAGATTAATGCAGAGTTAGTAAAACCGTCTACCGATAATGCCTTTTTTGTAAATCTTTATGGCGCAAGCAGTACACGATTAGAATTAAACACGCATTTTAATACAGAAGTATCCGAAAAATGGAGCACAGGTTTATATTTACATGGTAATACACATCAAGAAAAACATGATGTTAATGCAGATGGATTTATGGATATGCCAATTTATAGCCAAGTTAATGTGATGAATCGTTGGCAATATACTGATCCTGAAAAAGGGTTTGTTAGTTTTGTTAACTTACGTTATTTAAGAGACGATAAACAATCGGGGCAATTAGATTTTGATCCAGACACAGATAAGCTTACAACTAATGCGTGGGGAAGTGAGATTGATACTAAACGGTATGAGTTGTCTGCAAAATTAGGTTACGTCAATCCAGAAATACCTTGGCAGAGTTTAGGCGTCCAGTTTGCGCTTAGTAACCATAAACAAGAGTCTTATTTTGGATTAAATCAATATGATATAGAGCATACCAGTATCTATTCTAACGTGATCTATAATTCTATTATTGACGACTCTAGACATAAAATAAAGACGGGTATTAACTTTACTTATGATGCTTACGACGAGTTTGTTATTGCGCAAAACTTTGCAAGAACAGAACGTAGTTTTGGTGGGTTTTTCGAGTATTCTTTTGATAATCTAGAGTTATTTACACTTACAGCCGGTTTGCGTGTGGATTCTCATAATTTGTTAGGCGAATTTATTACGCCTAGAGTACACATGCGGTATTCGCCTTGGAGCAAATCAGCTTTTAAAGCCTCTGTTGGGCGTGGTAAGCGTAGTGCGAATATCTTTGCCGAAAATCAAAATTTATTTGCCTCTTCACGTGCTATTTCTATCTTAAATACTACTGGAGCTATTTACGGTTTGGATCCAGAAATAGCATGGAATTATGGTGTGTCGTATTTACAAGGCTTTAATTTGTTTGACAGAGCAGCAGATATAACTTTTGATTTTTATCGTACAGATTTTCAAAATCAAGTGGTAGTAGATTTAGAAAATGCGCAAGAAGTAAGTTTTTACAATTTAGAAGGCGATAGCTATGCTAATAGTTTTCAAGTAGAACTTAATTATAATGTATTCGAGCATTTTAATCTGAGAACGGCCTATAAATTCTATGATGTAAAAACGCAATACCAAACCGGGAAATTAGCAAAGCCTTTAACACCAAAACATCGTGTGTTTGGAAATGTATCCTATGAAACCGAAATTAAAAATAATAGCAATTGGAAATTTGATTTAACCTATAACTGGTTAAGCGAGCAGCGCTTCTCTTTAACAAATAACAACCCAATACAATATCAATTAGATGACTATTCCGATCCGGTTGGGACATTGAATACGCAAATAACAAGAGTGTTTTCTCCAAAATTTGAAGTATATTTAGGAGGAGAGAATATTACCAATGTTAGACAAAATAATCCAATAGTTAGTGCAGACAATCCGTTTGGCTCAAGTTTTGATACTAACTTTGTATATGGTCCAATTTTTGGAAGTATGTATTACGCAGGATTAAGATATAAACTGAAATAG
- a CDS encoding heavy-metal-associated domain-containing protein encodes MKKLVLVLLMIATTVTFAQDKNKRESLEVDGVCAMCKSRIEKACFKTKGVKSAIWSVETHELKLIFDENKTDLKTIEANVAGVGHDTKALKATDEAYGSVHNCCKYRDEEVQDDHKKE; translated from the coding sequence ATGAAAAAACTAGTATTAGTATTATTAATGATTGCAACAACAGTCACTTTTGCTCAAGATAAAAATAAAAGAGAGAGTTTAGAAGTGGATGGCGTTTGTGCAATGTGTAAATCAAGAATTGAAAAAGCATGCTTTAAAACCAAAGGGGTTAAAAGTGCCATTTGGAGCGTGGAGACACACGAGCTAAAATTGATTTTTGACGAAAACAAAACAGACTTAAAGACAATAGAAGCGAATGTGGCAGGAGTAGGGCATGATACTAAAGCGCTTAAAGCTACGGATGAAGCATATGGATCTGTACATAATTGCTGCAAATATAGAGACGAAGAAGTGCAAGATGACCATAAAAAGGAGTAA